AGTCACAAgtgtttcttctcttcgatcAACGAGTTCTCAGCATGACTCTACTCTATCACAGGCTCATGACCCCGAATTGGCTTGATCAAAACGCCACATTCAATTGCCAGAGAACCGTTCAAGATCTCGAACTCCAAATCTCGACCGACTCGTCCAAGTACGAGAATATATTCAAAGTTCCTCTGCTGAAGAGAGGAGTTTTGAAATCGGGCCAAAGCGACGTCACGATAAGAATTAAGGTCGGTATCGTCCTTCCAGAGCCAGCGAGACCGAGACGAGATCCCATTCTTTTCATGGCCTCCGACGGTAACAAGTTTGCGATGGGCTTTCAGCTGCGCAACCCTAGTGAGTCCGACTACACGACCAAGGGTCCGTACTATGGGGTCGACGGGGAGCCGGGCCGCATTCTTCGAAACTACGCCAAAAGGAGCACCGACGTTCCCGTAAGAGAGCGGGTGAACCCGGACCAATTCGAGATCCTTCTGAAGCCGTCTGACTACTGGGGATCGATCTATTCGGCTTTAGACGGCGGTCACAAGCTCAATacgacgttcgcgtcgacTCTCAATCTGAGCAATGGGCTTTGGCTCGACGTCTaccgcgtcgacgtcgtcgagacgtaCATTATCAATTACGTCGAAGTGACGGTATACGAAGATAGTCCTAAATGTTGAACAATGGCGAGCAGATTCTTGGCTCTgactccttttctttgttgtttGTGTTTTGCTTGTATGTCGTTGTGCGAGTGAAATCTGTTCTTGAACGAGTTTCGAAACCATCCTGAACCAGGGAAGTTACAGCGCGCTATGAGGATCTCTGGCAGAGCTAATAACGATG
The genomic region above belongs to Oscarella lobularis chromosome 12, ooOscLobu1.1, whole genome shotgun sequence and contains:
- the LOC136193748 gene encoding uncharacterized protein; translation: MTLLYHRLMTPNWLDQNATFNCQRTVQDLELQISTDSSKYENIFKVPLLKRGVLKSGQSDVTIRIKVGIVLPEPARPRRDPILFMASDGNKFAMGFQLRNPSESDYTTKGPYYGVDGEPGRILRNYAKRSTDVPVRERVNPDQFEILLKPSDYWGSIYSALDGGHKLNTTFASTLNLSNGLWLDVYRVDVVETYIINYVEVTVYEDSPKC